In Pseudobacter ginsenosidimutans, the following are encoded in one genomic region:
- a CDS encoding RagB/SusD family nutrient uptake outer membrane protein: MYYIAAEASSNKDEKIGLINEVRTHRGLAALPLTLSDADVVAETFKEYKKEFYQEGQVFYYYKRLNMAKIDDTNIPGSEAVYVLPKPDDENEYNN, translated from the coding sequence ATGTATTATATCGCTGCTGAAGCCAGCTCCAATAAGGATGAGAAGATCGGACTGATCAATGAAGTGCGCACACATCGCGGTCTTGCCGCCTTACCGCTCACCTTGTCCGATGCGGATGTTGTAGCGGAAACCTTCAAGGAGTACAAGAAAGAATTCTACCAGGAAGGACAGGTGTTCTACTACTACAAAAGGCTGAACATGGCAAAGATAGACGACACCAATATCCCCGGTTCTGAAGCCGTGTATGTGCTGCCCAAACCAGATGATGAAAATGAGTACAACAATTAA
- a CDS encoding tetratricopeptide repeat protein — protein MKKLILCIFVFCAAGLARAQEDSLNNLLLEAVALHDKGDYDGALRLYDQVIAKDPKRLLAWYEKSLTLLVSKRYEACIDLCKEVLGKFKEGDELDNIYVNYGSALDAAGKPEEAIMIYSQGIRKYNHYLLFFNRGITEFMNKKNTNAINDFQQTLLLKPLHASSHQYLSYAVYGQNKVASMMGLASFLVIESNTIRSDKNLKILQELFSSYAKKTGDNQVTISMSPHMLDLKDSNPDNFSIAEMTLALSSATDFNDTLKQFMTPADKMKKKLGIFADISTVEKKGFFTQFYVSFFRAMQDAGHLETAANLILARSNDDQVKQWLSSHEDKLKSFSQWLQEYKWTDKVVNK, from the coding sequence ATGAAGAAGCTCATATTATGCATATTTGTGTTTTGTGCAGCAGGACTTGCCCGGGCTCAGGAAGATAGTTTGAACAACCTGTTATTGGAAGCGGTAGCCCTTCATGATAAAGGTGATTATGATGGTGCGCTCAGGCTGTACGACCAGGTGATCGCCAAAGATCCGAAGCGACTGCTGGCCTGGTATGAAAAAAGCCTCACGCTGCTGGTGTCCAAACGCTATGAAGCCTGTATTGATCTTTGCAAAGAAGTGCTCGGTAAATTCAAAGAAGGTGATGAGCTTGACAATATCTATGTCAACTACGGCTCCGCCCTGGATGCCGCCGGCAAGCCTGAGGAAGCCATCATGATCTATTCGCAGGGAATCCGGAAATACAATCATTACCTGCTTTTCTTCAACAGGGGCATCACGGAATTCATGAATAAAAAGAATACCAATGCCATCAATGATTTCCAGCAAACCCTGCTGCTGAAACCACTCCATGCCTCTTCACATCAATACCTCAGCTATGCTGTGTACGGCCAGAACAAAGTGGCTTCTATGATGGGCCTTGCCAGTTTCCTGGTGATCGAAAGCAATACAATACGGAGCGATAAGAACCTGAAGATCCTGCAGGAGCTCTTCAGCAGTTATGCAAAGAAGACGGGCGATAACCAGGTGACAATTTCCATGAGCCCGCATATGCTTGACCTGAAGGATTCCAACCCCGATAATTTTTCCATTGCAGAAATGACGCTGGCGCTTTCTTCTGCCACGGATTTCAACGATACGCTCAAACAGTTTATGACGCCGGCCGATAAAATGAAAAAGAAACTGGGCATTTTTGCGGATATAAGCACGGTTGAAAAGAAAGGATTCTTTACACAGTTCTATGTAAGTTTCTTCAGGGCCATGCAGGATGCAGGTCACCTGGAAACCGCTGCCAACCTGATCCTTGCGCGCAGCAATGATGACCAGGTAAAGCAATGGCTCAGCTCGCATGAGGATAAACTGAAGTCATTCTCCCAATGGTTGCAGGAGTATAAATGGACTGATAAGGTAGTGAATAAATAA
- a CDS encoding helix-turn-helix domain-containing protein, with protein sequence MQTATNRKAILREITPLTQHDCFTLFSRVKTGFDFPLHSHEEFELNFIRNAKQSQRVIGDHMEEIDDVELVLVGPNLQHAWFTHKCNSKAIEEVTIQFHRDLFDEKFLRRNQLSFIRTMFEKSVRGILFSRDTALQLAPRIMELNQQHGFDSVLELMSILHDLSISRNQRFLSDATFNNTEKYTYNSRRIESTFEYMNQHFQNVITLADVARLANMSEVSFSRFFKQRTGNTFIDSLTEIRLGHASRMLIDTTHSVSEIAYRCGFNNMSNFNRIFRKKKGCTPKEFRESFSGRRIFI encoded by the coding sequence ATGCAGACCGCCACCAACCGAAAAGCCATCCTACGTGAGATCACGCCGTTAACACAGCACGATTGCTTTACGCTGTTCTCACGCGTGAAGACCGGATTCGATTTTCCTCTTCACAGTCATGAAGAATTCGAACTGAATTTTATCCGGAATGCAAAGCAGTCGCAACGTGTGATCGGAGATCATATGGAGGAGATCGATGATGTAGAACTGGTACTGGTAGGGCCTAATCTGCAGCATGCGTGGTTTACGCATAAGTGTAACAGTAAGGCGATAGAAGAAGTGACCATACAGTTTCACCGCGACCTGTTTGATGAAAAATTCCTGCGTCGCAATCAACTGAGTTTTATCAGAACGATGTTCGAGAAATCGGTTCGCGGAATATTGTTCAGCAGGGATACCGCATTGCAGCTTGCACCGCGGATCATGGAACTGAACCAGCAGCATGGTTTTGATTCTGTGCTGGAACTGATGAGCATTTTGCATGATCTCAGCATCAGCCGCAATCAACGTTTCCTTTCAGATGCCACATTCAACAATACTGAAAAATATACCTACAATAGCCGTCGTATCGAAAGTACATTCGAATACATGAACCAGCATTTTCAGAATGTGATCACACTGGCGGATGTGGCCAGGCTGGCGAATATGTCTGAAGTGAGTTTCAGCCGTTTCTTCAAACAACGTACGGGCAATACTTTCATAGACAGTCTCACGGAGATCCGCCTGGGACATGCATCGCGCATGCTGATAGATACCACGCATTCTGTTTCCGAGATCGCATACCGTTGCGGCTTCAACAATATGAGCAATTTCAACCGCATCTTCAGGAAGAAGAAAGGTTGCACTCCAAAGGAGTTCCGTGAAAGTTTTTCGGGTAGAAGGATCTTCATTTAG
- a CDS encoding tetratricopeptide repeat-containing sensor histidine kinase, with product MVTAFRNQKISFFIFSLFISLASFSQTVQDIHNKYRPQLDTVRNDSARIKKWVWYVYEMMEVNVDSSVPVLERAEAESRRLNSHYGIGKTISYRGQVAIAKNDIQTALDRYITAIPFFEAIGDNLELGYQYNNIGICFYYQGMIEQAAENFLKAATHLEKTKDTSTLSVVYNGLAVTLERLKQFQKAITWYGKAEQISIAQKDTINLISVLVNRSMVYGELDKWDSAFSELHLALAMSNKIRGNPRKATILLNLGITHSFTRNFDSSQYYFRLAEPLLINSHDANDLASLYRGMAKDAIFTKSYALARDKSLLSIRYAEELGDPDAAGTAYGILSEAYEGLGLYKQSLEAYKKRTELADSVLNQKNTSQVNTLETKYRTAQKEKEITEKKLALEKQKVALRKKDFFLLISSCVLVLLVSAAFYVWRYLRQKQNLQQQQLSMLQKEYELQATQAMMEGEEKERARIARNLHDGAGSLLSAARLYIGSLGKLLHALPEIPAYRDTVSLLEDASAEIRETAHNLMPRILHEEGLNAAVEAFCSKFNKQGQLTVAFQSYGEAIRFNRHFELMVYRTIQELINNSVKHADASEIIVQLSFDKDLFSLTVEDDGKGFNIDIISKTNGMGISNLQERMQAFNGNTDIQSSGEGTVVYISFELNPMLRERNESVAAGLASTK from the coding sequence ATGGTAACCGCTTTCAGAAACCAAAAGATCTCATTTTTCATTTTTTCTCTTTTTATTTCATTGGCTTCCTTTTCACAAACGGTACAGGATATACACAACAAATACCGTCCACAACTGGATACCGTGCGTAACGACAGTGCCCGTATCAAAAAATGGGTATGGTATGTGTATGAAATGATGGAAGTGAATGTAGACAGTTCCGTTCCTGTTCTCGAACGGGCCGAAGCAGAAAGCAGACGCCTCAATTCCCATTACGGTATCGGTAAAACCATTTCCTATCGCGGACAGGTGGCCATTGCAAAGAATGATATCCAAACCGCGCTCGACCGCTATATCACTGCCATTCCGTTTTTCGAAGCCATTGGCGACAACCTGGAACTTGGTTATCAGTACAACAATATCGGTATCTGTTTCTACTACCAGGGTATGATAGAACAGGCAGCAGAGAATTTCCTGAAAGCAGCCACTCACCTGGAAAAAACGAAGGACACATCCACGCTGAGCGTAGTGTACAATGGCCTCGCCGTTACACTGGAGAGACTGAAGCAATTCCAGAAAGCCATCACCTGGTATGGAAAAGCAGAACAGATCTCCATTGCACAAAAAGACACAATCAACCTGATAAGCGTTCTCGTGAACAGGAGTATGGTGTATGGAGAGCTGGACAAATGGGACAGTGCCTTCAGTGAACTTCACCTGGCATTGGCCATGAGTAATAAGATAAGAGGCAATCCCCGCAAAGCCACGATACTGCTGAACCTGGGGATCACACATTCCTTTACCCGGAATTTCGATTCCTCTCAATATTATTTCCGGCTGGCCGAGCCGCTGCTTATCAATTCCCATGACGCCAACGACCTGGCATCACTTTACCGGGGCATGGCCAAAGATGCCATTTTCACCAAATCGTATGCGCTTGCACGTGATAAATCCTTATTGTCCATCCGTTATGCCGAAGAACTGGGAGATCCCGACGCTGCAGGAACTGCCTATGGCATCCTCTCTGAAGCCTATGAAGGACTGGGCCTTTACAAACAAAGCCTTGAAGCCTACAAAAAAAGAACAGAACTGGCAGACAGTGTGCTCAATCAGAAGAACACAAGTCAGGTGAACACCCTTGAAACAAAATACAGAACTGCACAAAAGGAAAAAGAGATTACTGAAAAAAAGCTGGCGCTGGAAAAACAGAAGGTGGCGCTGCGAAAAAAAGATTTCTTCCTGCTGATCAGCAGCTGTGTGCTGGTATTGCTGGTCAGTGCAGCATTTTACGTTTGGCGTTATTTAAGGCAAAAACAGAATTTACAACAGCAGCAACTGAGCATGCTTCAGAAAGAATATGAATTGCAGGCCACGCAGGCAATGATGGAGGGAGAGGAGAAGGAGCGTGCACGTATTGCCCGCAATCTTCATGATGGCGCTGGTAGTTTGCTTTCAGCGGCCAGGCTTTATATTGGATCGCTCGGCAAACTGCTGCATGCCCTTCCTGAAATTCCGGCCTACAGGGATACCGTGTCATTACTGGAAGATGCCAGTGCAGAGATCCGCGAAACCGCGCATAACCTCATGCCCAGGATATTGCATGAAGAAGGACTGAACGCTGCGGTGGAAGCCTTCTGCAGCAAATTCAACAAGCAGGGGCAATTGACTGTCGCCTTCCAGAGTTACGGCGAAGCGATACGTTTCAACCGCCACTTCGAGCTGATGGTTTACCGCACTATCCAGGAATTGATCAATAATAGTGTGAAGCATGCAGACGCTTCGGAGATCATTGTGCAATTGTCTTTCGATAAAGATCTTTTCAGCCTCACCGTGGAAGATGATGGCAAGGGTTTCAATATCGATATCATTTCCAAAACAAACGGTATGGGCATCAGTAATCTCCAGGAACGCATGCAGGCATTCAATGGGAATACAGATATCCAGAGCAGCGGAGAAGGCACTGTGGTGTACATTTCCTTTGAGCTCAACCCCATGCTGCGAGAAAGAAATGAAAGTGTAGCGGCAGGATTGGCAAGCACTAAATGA
- a CDS encoding TlpA disulfide reductase family protein: MKQLFLSTLLIATLLSAANAQSKRKDDPFFKKYEKTFAKIDKKIKATDKEIFSDTARLKNDSAFRSQSFKTIGTLRKERQELEKAFVKQYPNSMISYDIVRKQLGSTSNVDRINKELSQLGPDVMKSTDAMEYLQVVEKMKTVGVGNIAPDFTMTDTAGKPVSLSDFRGKYVLIDFWASWCGPCRAENPFVVKAYKQFRNQNFTVLGVSLDKEGAKDAWLKAIHDDQLKWTHVSDLQWWKNAAAKKYFVSGIPANFLIDPNGKIIARDLRGQKLMDTLHQKLPDYNAITSAIIKTSKMMGDKESSAEARVLFDSIFTKYPPKDYEHIHFAFELLRYIMASIYMKDNQPAALDMLSQIRYPLTRQQAVPHIANRMMEAGKLNDAEDLLLKEINSLKGTNGQLIDSGRYYIMSVSYAKVLSLQKRYAEGLQWIKPAADHKAVKSNEEQALYGLLLEKNGKNKEAFELYSKLTRDGKAEAGVKEGLKNTWIATGKKEKDFNAFMKSLSDSLTQKKAGTIHEMEVNYPAPTFALQTLAGKIIDLEKLKGRVVVLDFWATWCGPCVASFPVMQAAVDKYKGQPVDFLFIDSWESQADEEKRKQLVQNFANKKELRFDILMDTPKDPGTEPIKYNVIEQYKVKGIPAKFIIDKKGVVRYALTGFDGNFDASLVELSLLIDKLQKEPA, translated from the coding sequence ATGAAACAGCTTTTTTTAAGTACCCTTTTGATTGCCACCCTGCTCTCTGCAGCAAATGCACAGTCCAAAAGAAAAGACGATCCATTCTTTAAGAAATATGAAAAGACCTTTGCCAAAATTGACAAGAAGATAAAGGCAACGGACAAGGAGATATTTTCGGATACAGCCAGGCTGAAAAATGATTCAGCGTTCCGTTCACAATCTTTCAAAACCATAGGTACTCTCCGTAAAGAACGACAGGAGTTGGAAAAAGCTTTCGTGAAGCAGTATCCGAATTCCATGATCAGCTACGATATCGTGCGCAAACAACTGGGCAGTACTTCCAATGTAGACAGGATCAACAAGGAACTGAGTCAACTCGGTCCGGATGTGATGAAAAGTACTGATGCCATGGAATACCTGCAGGTAGTGGAGAAGATGAAGACCGTAGGCGTCGGCAATATAGCTCCCGATTTCACCATGACCGATACAGCAGGCAAACCTGTATCCCTATCCGATTTCAGGGGCAAATATGTATTGATCGATTTCTGGGCAAGCTGGTGCGGACCCTGTCGCGCAGAGAATCCTTTTGTTGTAAAGGCATACAAACAATTCAGGAACCAGAACTTCACTGTGCTGGGTGTTTCTCTCGACAAGGAGGGAGCAAAGGATGCCTGGCTGAAAGCCATCCACGATGATCAGTTGAAATGGACACATGTATCCGATCTGCAATGGTGGAAAAATGCAGCAGCCAAAAAGTATTTCGTGTCTGGCATCCCTGCCAATTTCCTCATCGATCCCAATGGAAAGATCATTGCCCGTGATCTCCGCGGACAAAAACTGATGGATACCCTTCACCAGAAATTGCCGGACTATAATGCTATCACCAGCGCCATCATCAAAACATCCAAAATGATGGGCGACAAGGAAAGCTCTGCAGAAGCAAGGGTTCTCTTCGATTCCATTTTTACAAAATATCCGCCGAAGGATTACGAACATATCCACTTTGCTTTTGAATTGCTACGGTATATCATGGCCAGCATTTACATGAAGGACAATCAACCCGCTGCCCTGGATATGCTCAGCCAGATCAGATACCCGCTTACCAGGCAACAAGCTGTGCCGCATATTGCCAACAGGATGATGGAAGCCGGCAAACTGAATGATGCGGAAGATCTCCTGCTGAAAGAGATCAATTCTCTGAAAGGGACAAATGGACAACTGATTGACAGTGGCCGCTATTATATCATGAGCGTTAGCTATGCTAAGGTTCTGTCCCTTCAGAAAAGATATGCCGAAGGCCTGCAATGGATCAAGCCCGCTGCCGATCACAAAGCAGTTAAGAGCAATGAAGAACAGGCACTGTACGGATTGCTGCTGGAGAAGAACGGTAAGAACAAAGAAGCTTTCGAGCTCTACTCGAAACTCACGCGGGATGGGAAAGCAGAAGCCGGAGTAAAGGAAGGGCTGAAAAATACCTGGATCGCCACCGGCAAAAAAGAGAAGGACTTCAATGCTTTCATGAAATCTTTGTCTGATTCACTGACGCAAAAAAAGGCAGGCACCATCCATGAAATGGAAGTGAACTATCCTGCGCCAACTTTCGCATTGCAAACCCTGGCCGGAAAGATCATTGACCTGGAAAAACTGAAAGGCAGGGTAGTGGTGTTGGATTTCTGGGCCACCTGGTGCGGTCCCTGTGTCGCCTCCTTTCCTGTAATGCAGGCTGCTGTTGACAAATACAAAGGCCAGCCTGTGGACTTCCTTTTCATAGACAGCTGGGAATCGCAGGCAGATGAAGAGAAAAGGAAACAACTGGTGCAGAATTTCGCAAACAAAAAAGAATTGCGTTTCGATATCCTGATGGACACGCCAAAGGACCCAGGCACAGAGCCCATTAAGTACAATGTGATAGAGCAATACAAAGTAAAAGGCATTCCTGCCAAATTCATCATCGACAAAAAAGGCGTGGTAAGATATGCACTCACCGGCTTCGATGGCAACTTTGATGCATCACTGGTGGAGCTGAGCCTGCTGATAGATAAACTGCAGAAAGAACCAGCATAG
- a CDS encoding PKD-like family lipoprotein, whose amino-acid sequence MKKSIILLSILTALIAGCYKDKGNYDLSDINELTLSGSIPDTIRILQMDTLRISAVVDQSIPVPEEKLSYKWSMFTWPNSSVPEIVLGTTKDLKVAISSKPEIYALVLKVTDTETGVDYFKRFYLQVNSILSEGWMMLEDRPDGHPDASIITPSGDIFRDIYRGANDGELLPVNASTIRILNSLRIGQSVFILTPDNGIEVDYAGFRKFGEAKDWFFQAPEVIKPEGYIYTKLGVTAFFLNDGFTHIYAFFNDGPQKLGAAQKGNWRISKYMMPNLSSDDMYFYDDLNQRFLSHANATINSFANPGGSAWDMNNVGKQLVYAGPSINTYYNCLMKNNNEDKFFVYRVNQGAAVPAAEIHEVLNAPGIASGKFFQSSGLYLHMYYASGNNIYLLDIPAQTARLVYSFPAGTEITAMELKQSPTSLMFPYTEDNRQLVAATYEGGEGKFYSFSIGNTGDFTNNTYSKVYTGFGRIRDLEFKYRK is encoded by the coding sequence ATGAAAAAGTCAATCATCTTACTGAGTATACTAACTGCGCTTATTGCAGGCTGTTATAAAGACAAAGGCAATTATGACCTGTCTGACATCAATGAGCTTACCCTCAGTGGTTCTATTCCCGATACCATCAGGATTCTTCAAATGGATACACTGCGCATCAGCGCCGTGGTGGATCAATCCATTCCCGTTCCGGAAGAAAAACTGAGCTACAAATGGAGCATGTTCACCTGGCCCAATTCATCCGTTCCGGAGATCGTATTGGGCACTACCAAAGACCTTAAAGTAGCCATCTCGTCCAAACCCGAGATCTATGCATTGGTACTGAAAGTGACCGATACTGAAACCGGCGTGGATTATTTCAAACGCTTCTATCTGCAGGTGAACAGCATTCTCAGCGAAGGCTGGATGATGCTGGAAGACAGACCGGATGGTCATCCTGACGCATCCATCATCACACCTTCCGGGGATATCTTTCGTGATATCTACCGCGGCGCCAATGATGGTGAGCTACTTCCCGTCAATGCCAGCACTATCAGGATCCTCAACAGCTTAAGGATCGGTCAGAGTGTTTTCATTCTCACACCTGATAATGGCATTGAAGTGGACTACGCAGGTTTCAGGAAATTTGGTGAGGCAAAGGATTGGTTCTTCCAGGCGCCGGAAGTGATCAAACCGGAAGGATATATCTACACAAAACTGGGTGTAACGGCTTTCTTCCTGAATGATGGCTTCACACATATATATGCATTCTTCAACGATGGCCCCCAAAAGCTCGGTGCTGCACAAAAAGGAAACTGGCGCATCTCCAAATACATGATGCCCAACCTGAGCTCGGATGATATGTATTTTTATGACGATCTGAACCAGCGCTTCCTTAGTCACGCCAATGCCACCATCAATAGCTTCGCCAATCCTGGCGGCTCGGCATGGGACATGAACAATGTAGGCAAGCAACTCGTGTATGCCGGCCCCAGCATCAATACCTACTACAATTGTCTCATGAAGAACAATAACGAAGACAAATTCTTTGTTTACCGTGTGAACCAGGGAGCAGCCGTTCCTGCGGCTGAGATCCATGAAGTATTGAATGCGCCCGGCATCGCTTCCGGCAAGTTCTTCCAGAGCTCCGGCCTCTACCTGCATATGTACTATGCATCCGGTAATAATATCTACCTGCTGGACATTCCTGCACAGACTGCACGTCTCGTGTATTCATTCCCGGCAGGTACAGAGATCACCGCCATGGAACTGAAGCAATCGCCCACCAGCCTGATGTTCCCCTACACAGAAGATAACAGACAACTGGTGGCAGCCACTTACGAAGGCGGCGAAGGAAAATTCTATTCCTTCTCCATCGGCAATACAGGCGACTTCACCAACAATACCTATTCCAAAGTATACACAGGTTTCGGCCGTATCCGCGACCTGGAATTCAAATACAGAAAATAA
- a CDS encoding DUF4843 domain-containing protein yields the protein MRFYPYTGIFFLALLLVACEKKDLMSFQLDPKVYFYKDNRTTNNDSIVYSFAIKPDDLQTDTIRIPIRIMGEAAANERKVSYSIVADKSDAIPANYELLPASIPANSFSSVIPVKITRTADLKSKEYRLLLRINNSEGLTTGVDNQLTYLIRINDFLTRPASWSDAYFGKYSATKFALIIRETGYTQFVGLGYSGLRFIAQATENAILAWEAEHGTTMLDENGEPVVIP from the coding sequence ATGAGATTCTATCCATATACAGGCATATTTTTCCTGGCCCTGCTGTTGGTGGCCTGCGAAAAAAAAGACCTGATGTCTTTTCAACTGGACCCAAAAGTGTATTTCTATAAAGACAATCGTACTACCAATAACGACAGTATCGTTTATTCATTTGCCATAAAGCCGGATGATCTGCAAACAGATACTATCAGGATCCCTATCCGTATCATGGGAGAGGCTGCTGCCAATGAAAGGAAAGTGAGTTATTCCATCGTTGCAGATAAATCAGATGCGATCCCTGCCAATTATGAACTGCTGCCGGCTTCGATCCCCGCTAACAGTTTCAGCAGTGTGATCCCGGTGAAGATCACGAGAACGGCAGATCTTAAATCGAAAGAATACAGGCTGCTGCTCCGGATCAACAACTCGGAAGGTTTAACCACTGGCGTGGACAACCAGCTCACTTACCTGATCCGCATCAACGATTTCCTCACCAGGCCCGCTTCCTGGTCAGATGCCTATTTTGGTAAGTACAGCGCAACCAAATTCGCATTGATCATCCGCGAAACCGGCTACACCCAGTTTGTGGGCCTTGGCTATAGCGGTCTGCGATTTATTGCACAAGCTACCGAGAATGCCATCCTTGCCTGGGAAGCCGAACATGGCACTACCATGCTGGATGAGAACGGAGAACCAGTTGTTATTCCCTGA
- a CDS encoding RagB/SusD family nutrient uptake outer membrane protein, with amino-acid sequence MNIRTQYLGWLLLLVLTGSSCKKWLDVNPKSNVTEQKLFESEQGFKDALTGVYVQLGARPYYGKEFTMAFMDVIAQNYNITSNFHNYYNTIQYNYKDVNTRLKIDSFWICGYKAIANINNILEAIDGKKGIFSGNNYRIVKGEALGLRALLHFDLLRAFGPIPAAGNAATAIPYMTKFAMNIEPSKTASEVMELCMKDLNEATELLSVNKTLVNGVEDGFLSYTRNHFNYWAVTGLKARISLWRGDLPNAYTWAKEVIDANVFPWVSSTALSTITLASRTFHTEHLFSVYISNLKDINTEIFRASSGNNLLNTTTAKLNTRFDVASGGSTDFRYVFLWKTDGSTSTKFPAKYLIDDLQYVGVGRGEYLLSAWRKCIISLLKPAPIRMRRSD; translated from the coding sequence ATGAACATACGCACTCAATATTTAGGATGGCTGCTGCTGTTAGTGTTAACTGGTAGTAGTTGCAAAAAATGGCTGGATGTAAATCCGAAGTCGAACGTTACAGAACAAAAACTCTTCGAATCCGAACAGGGTTTCAAGGATGCACTCACCGGAGTATACGTTCAGCTGGGCGCCAGGCCATATTATGGGAAAGAGTTCACCATGGCCTTTATGGACGTGATTGCCCAGAACTACAATATCACCTCCAATTTCCATAATTACTATAATACAATCCAATACAACTATAAAGATGTAAACACCCGTCTGAAAATAGACAGCTTCTGGATCTGCGGCTACAAGGCCATTGCCAATATCAATAATATCCTGGAAGCCATCGATGGGAAAAAAGGAATATTCAGTGGCAACAATTATCGCATCGTAAAAGGGGAAGCGCTGGGCTTACGCGCACTGCTTCATTTCGATCTGCTCAGGGCTTTCGGTCCCATTCCTGCGGCTGGTAATGCTGCAACAGCCATTCCTTATATGACGAAGTTCGCCATGAATATCGAGCCTTCAAAAACAGCATCAGAAGTGATGGAACTCTGTATGAAAGATCTCAATGAAGCTACGGAGCTCTTATCTGTGAACAAAACCCTGGTGAACGGAGTGGAAGATGGTTTTCTTTCTTATACCCGCAACCACTTCAACTATTGGGCAGTTACCGGTCTGAAAGCCAGGATCAGCCTCTGGCGCGGCGACCTGCCTAACGCCTATACCTGGGCGAAAGAAGTGATCGATGCCAATGTATTTCCCTGGGTAAGCTCAACAGCCCTCAGCACTATCACCCTGGCATCCCGCACTTTTCATACCGAACATCTTTTCAGTGTTTACATAAGCAACCTGAAAGACATCAATACCGAGATCTTCAGGGCCAGCTCAGGCAATAACCTCCTGAACACCACTACCGCCAAGCTCAATACCCGTTTTGATGTAGCCAGCGGGGGATCAACTGATTTCCGTTATGTGTTCCTCTGGAAAACCGATGGCAGCACCAGTACAAAATTCCCTGCCAAATACCTGATAGACGATCTCCAGTATGTAGGTGTAGGGAGAGGAGAGTACCTATTATCCGCCTGGCGGAAATGTATTATATCGCTGCTGAAGCCAGCTCCAATAAGGATGAGAAGATCGGACTGA